The Rhinolophus sinicus isolate RSC01 linkage group LG09, ASM3656204v1, whole genome shotgun sequence genome includes a window with the following:
- the FAM237B gene encoding protein FAM237B yields the protein MGFARRWFCLPLGCMMLINLINADFEFQKGVLASVSPGMTEDMDLQCWNTCSLSLIDLKELKIAHNVDAFWNFMLFLQKSQRPRHYKVFLSIAQDFWDMYVDCLLSRSHGMGRRQVMLPKYNFPQRITGGNLNVYSRE from the coding sequence ATGGGCTTTGCCAGAAGATGGTTCTGTCTACCACTGGGGTGCATGATGCTGATCAACCTGATCAATGcagattttgaatttcaaaaggGAGTGCTTGCCAGCGTCAGCCCAGGGATGACAGAAGACATGGATCTCCAGTGCTGGAACACTTGCTCTTTGTCACTGATAGATCTCAAGGAACTCAAGATAGCACACAATGTGGATGCTTTCTGGAATTTCATGTTGTTTTTGCAAAAATCCCAGCGGCCTAGACATTATAAAGTCTTCTTAAGCATAGCTCAGGATTTCTGGGACATGTATGTAGACTGTTTGCTTTCAAGATCTCATGGAATGGGCAGAAGACAGGTGATGCTTCCCAAATATAATTTTCCACAGAGGATAACAGGAGGTAATTTAAATGTGTACTCAAGAGAATAG